The genome window AAATAAGTCATGAAACCACAGATTTGCTGATGACACATTTTTATCCATGTGTGTTTTgagtgtaaatatttttttcttaatttatgtGTAAAAAGATTTAAATTTGCCACGCAGCTGTATGCTAACCAGTTAGCATGTTTAGGGTTAGCCTGGAGCTATTGTTCATGTTGCTTCATAATAAACCAGTTTGACAATCTgtctttaataattaaaaaaacaagtatacATTTCTTTGAGATGAAAAAATAAGCTGACCTGATCAAAACTGACCATATGTGTTTGTGCTCTGCAATTCggaccaaataaaaaaagatattttttaatttcctcctTGATAATTAATGTCCGTTTTTTGTACAGtagtttcttttatttatttatttttttgcgtgtgtgtctttCACCTCCTGTTCTGCAGGTGGCGCCTCTTCCATTTTCCTCTGTTTTCAGTTCATTTGTCATGCCAAACAACAAACTCGCCCAAACTATTGATTAAGGTAATTCTGTAAATCTATATTTAAATATTGCTTGTGTAAATTGTTTATAAATTGCACCGGTTTTAAAtgagtcatgcatttttttcttttgtcaataTACTCCAAGGATTAAAAATAATTGGCATTTAGCGTCATATACTCCTTTGCATCAACACTGGTGGGTGCAGCATTTCAAGCCACAGAATTCCACTGGTCAAATAGTGTACTAATCCTATTAGTAGCTGAGTGTTCTTAATGGTGTCCTTTAACCAACAGCTTATTTATTTGTTGCTAGCAGGTTAATGGAGGTCGGCTGTGCTAGCAGGAAGTGACTGGGTCCTTTTCAccaatgcatttatttttaggtTTGTTATAACTCGTCTTGACTGACAGCTTTTAATACGTATTCTTGTTCCATTCAGCTTTAAATTGCAACTTGGTAACTGGTTTgtaccttttatttttatttatttaattacttaattgatttattaattttggagtgggggtggggggttgacTTGAGTCATACCCGTTTTCTATATGACAACTGTTTAACGTCAAACTTGTTTTAGTTGAACAAAAAATACTTGCATTGCCTAAAGTCGAAGCCTACTAGGTTACTACCTTATATGTAGCAAATAGAGGATGCAAAATATTAACTGAACGTCGTCTTTATTCAAAATGTCAGCAATTGCAGCAACTGTAACATCAAATCGATTTTAGactaacaaaaaaagacagcaggTGTTAAAAAGCAAGTGACTCCGAGCAACTAGCTAATAATTAACTAGTATTTGCGTCCAAATATTAACGAGTGTTCTTTCgtcaaaatttcaacaataacaGGAACTAAAACAATGATTTAATGTaactatttaacaaaaaaaaagggattattGTCTGACAAATAAGATGTTGCTAACAAGGACGTGCAGCCTGCTAGGCTACTAGCTAAAAAGTAGCTAGTAGAAATTACCAAAATATTAACATGGAATGTTATCGTTAGTCAAGTTTATCAATAACACGAACTATAGCATCTACATTATTTAACGTAAATCTTTCACTAAAATAAATTTTAgtccgacaaaaaaaaaaataattgatcaGTGTAGCCTTCTAGGCTACAAGCTAGTAAGTAGCCTAACGTTCTAGCTTAGCCTTCTAGTTCAAATATGATGCTCAATAAGAGGCTTAAAAAAGTGTTTATCCAGTAaggtttattaaaatgtatgattAATGTTCTTCAAAATGGCTGCGACTAGTTCCCGAAATCCCCCCTACACACACAGCAGCTCTCCTCTTCACCAAGCCACTCTGACGTTTGTTCCACGCCTGGACTTGGACTTGCACTGGAATGTGCTTTTGGTAGTAACACAATCCACAACAAACACAGCAGCTCAGAATAGaaacagtcagtcagtcagtcagcaaCTTTGgaggtctggggggggggggtctttatACAGCACAGTGGGGCAGTGGAAACAAGGGACAGGCAGTTGGGTGAACTTGTATTCCCCTCTGAAATCTTCAGGAAACTTCTTctccttgttgtgtttgtgACTCGGCCAGCGTTTGATGAACTTTGGCCTTCAGCCGGCGGGTCGCGGCTCGACGGGTGACGGAGGATGGAACATGGAGAACCTCCAGAAGCAGCTGCTGTGTCCCGTCTGCCTTGAGATGTTCTCCAAGCCCGTCGTCATCCTGCCCTGCCAGCACAACCTCTGCAGGAAGTGCGCCAACGACGTCTTCCAGGCGAGTCACCGCTTCCCTTCGCTTTGACCAACTCATAAAACTCACCCAGCCTTATCAAAGCAACAAAAGTGCCTCAAGACGAACTGCTTCTTTGACTTTATTGTAGGGCTGGCCAATATGGCCTTATAAagatttttaaaagatttttaaagggttataacactccCACATTTGGTTCTATTAATTGGCGtgttattgtctttgttttaagtttatttttttgttgtgtatctataaaaaacaaaaacttgtaagtcaggtcactcgtggCTCAAAGCACCTCCGTATATATTCGTATAGAGTTTTTGAACAGTCTGCCTCTTTCTGCAAAACAAACAGCTATTTATGatacatatatattgtatacatttttttgatgcaacatttcacatttttctatGGAAGTTAATGCACGTTaatgctgggaaaaaaatatttcaaagcaaaaaaacagagCAAACCTTGTTTAAAAGaatgttattgtcatttttttctgtaagcGAAGGGGGaagaaaatcaattaaaattgaaattcagacttttgtggaaaaaaaatctgagcttttaTTTTAACGCCGTGTCGGCCAGCCCGAAGTTTTagtccatctgtccatccatccagccatccttccttcctttataccgcttttcctcactcagGTCATGATTAGTTTTATCGTACAATGTTAATGATGAAAGTGCTGTTGCGCTGAtatgtttttctctttgctgCCGTGTCGCAGTCGTCCAACCCGTCGTGGCAGTCGCGGAGCTCGTCCGGCGTGGGAAGTCGCTTCCGCTGCCCGTCGTGTCGCCACGAGGTGGTCCTGGACCGCCACGGAGTCTACGGTCTGCAGAGGAACCTGCTGGTGGAGAACATCATCGACGTGTACCGCAGAAACCAGGCCTCCAGGTCAGCTCCTCGAGCAACGGCTTCAAATAAAGTCGAACgactcacatttttttcaactgtcATAGTGTCAAAAgaagtctgtaaaataaaaacgtaaGTCAAGTATAACTACTCACATTCTTAAagtaaatcaataaatgttAGTAAAATGACTCACATTCTCAATTGTCATGAAGtctaaaaagaagcaaaaaaataaataaaaataacacctGCAAGGGTTGTAAAACTACTGAACTAAAACTACTCACAatcatagtaataataataataaaacatataacTCCTGttgaataaagtaaataaataatacaatgatcAATCCTGCACGTTAGTTAGTTGTAATAACTAATATAACCACAAGAGGTCAGCAATTTACcctattttgttttcaatgtcgTTCATCAACACTGTTAGCAGTACTTTTTGAAAGATGATATTTAATGCACCGGAGAATCATTGAGATTATTACCCTCCCAAAAAAGAATCCTACTTTTGGACTGAACTTTTGATCTGATTTAACATTAACAACTAAATGTGACTGGACATGAATTTGGCAGATAAATAAACAatctttttctctttcattGTTCATTTTCGGGGAATGAATAAGCACTGCAAACAAAGAGCTCAGACAATATATAGCGACTACacagataataataattttttttttaaatgtgaaaataaattgtccaccctatgtttgtttttcagacaAGAAGAAAAATTTGATTACATGTCAGAGatatttaaattcaaaattaaaatgaaagtaTTGTTGTAATATAATATGTCATGAACAACTGTGTGTGTCTTGAACAACAGCTATAGGTTAACGGGTGACGAAAAATATTTTGGTTGCAAGAAACACACTGTAAAGATTGTGTaataaacatgtaaacattctGAAAGTGTAAAATAGGCTTcagttgtgagtgtgtgtgtgtgtgcgcatgcagtAGTAGTCACATTGTGATGATAATGTGTgcttgctgtgtttgtgtgcgtgtcacGTTCACGCTGACTGTGTTTGCAGATGGTCACTGCCATCCCATAATAGACGGATTGTTCTCATTGGCCGTGCATGACACATCAAATTTATTCAAATGTCCTTTTCATCATCTTAAATGCGCATATAAGCCGCCAGGCCAATTCAACATCTAAGAGATTGTATatcatcaaaattgaattgAACAATAGTGTACAGTATCTGTTATTACATATTTTGACATATTTGTGGGTTTTTTACAGCGGACTGAAGCTACAAAGTAGTGTCTTGATAATAATACCAAATGTTCCCTCTTTTTATGGGCGTTCGATATATTAAAATGAAGGCTACTAAAACTGGGAAGGTTTTCAAAAGCAGCTTGAGCTCACCTGTGACTTCTTCCTATGCGGACAGGCCGTCGAGCGTCAAGCCAGAGTCGCTGACCTGCGAGGAGCACGAGGACGAGAAGATCAACATCTACTGCTTGTCGTGTCAAACGCCGACGTGCTCCATGTGCAAAGTGTTTGGGCGCCACAAAGAGTGTGACGTGGCACCACTCAGCAGCGTCTACATCAGACTCAAGGTGACAAATATACACAACAGGACACaataggggggggggaattggaaGTCAGCCCCgaaaaaaaatggctgctgtgattttagagagagagaagtTGTGTCATTGCTTTTATGAACCGTCCCAAAGTGCCACTCCACATTTTCCACATGATGGGTCAAAATGGGACTTAAAAGGGGACATTATGGGACACTATGGAAAATGATGGGACAGAACAGGGTACACTATCGAACAAAATGAGACATAATGGGACACTCCCCCTCCCAGCTCTTTTTCCAACTCTTGTCCTGCACTCTTGTTGCGATCGATCatagaaaacaaaagaacatgCAGACTTTTATGGGAAAACCCAGCCATGAAAGGGAAGGACCTCAGTGGAAAAGAGGTACCTGAGAGAATTGCAGTGGTCTGAGGATGCAGCCCTGAAGGACACCACTCCACATACAGGATGAGTAACTGAAAttttgtttgggaaaaaaaaaaaagatgaccaaTGTGCCTCAACATGAAGGCGTAAAACGAGAGTGTGAAGGTCAGTGGTGATGAAGTCATTTTTAAGCATTTGAgtcacataaagacaaaaaagtgtgtgtgtgtgcgtgtgtgcgtgcgtgcgtgcgtgcgtgcagatGGCCATGTTGACATTTGGCCGTCATCTGATTCACTTAGTCTGAAATGGAGCTGAAGACGCACAACTCAACGACGAGCGTCATGAGAACAACCGTATATATATTGATTGTCCTCTAGGGGGCGAAGTGAAATATAATGTGTGAACTTTTtggtgaaatgtttgcagacgGAATTGAGCGACAGCATtgccggactggtcgccaacaaTGACAACATCCAGGCTGCCATCACACATATGGAGGGAGTGTGCAACGCCGTccaggtaacacacacacacacaattgcaaGCATATTGTGCCTATTGCAGTTTGTGTGCTATCTATacgcctttaagaggcggggcctctgagctgtggccaacagcagccaTGCCTGTGGCTTCTAATTATTTTCGCTTGATTTCtgctatttgcggcagggccTGTAaggtggcgccttgagatatgagtttaatttttttcgtgaccacgctcataTCTCAGAAGACCCGTATCGCAAATCAGCTTTCCTATTAAAGtcaatgaaaatgccattactCGGTTCCAGCCTctcaaagaaaatgcaaaatgtatagtgtttttcaataagaaaaatagcaccttataatactgtacttcataaaacaataaaataacaacataattTAATAGATGTAAGGAAATCAAACAGTTTCTGCATCATACTTTATTTTGATTGCCCATTGtgctgcagtaacattagttgtttttttccagaagataAAGAGtatgtgcctgtgagtattgttatattgtttgtcaACGTGTCGCCCAACTGTTTaggttcaaatatccgttgcttaaaggtttataacacTTAACACATTAGCGTTCGTTAGCCAGTCTATGATGTTTCCCATtttgcgttagcattaagctagtgccAGCGTtactatgtggttgttttaaatacatacaaatattcttcttttgtgaagaattgttcactatctacCAAACTGCACCTGCAAAATCGCCCGGACGATATGTCaggtcactcttatctcaaggcgccactatATATATTTAGCCTTAACGACATCCGTCACAGCGAGTTTGCCGTCTGTCCTCAGGCGAACGCTTGTCATCGCCGGGATGAAATCGCCAGCCAGTTCGAGACGCTTACGGCCATCTTGGACGAGCGCAAGCAGGAGCTAGTGGGCGTGATCACCAGGGAGCAAGACGAAGAGCTGCAGCGTATACGGCGCCTCATCGGCGAGCACGGACAGAGGCTGGAGGACAGGAGGCAGCTGGTGGAGACGGCCGTGCACGCCGCCGACCACACGCACGCCGCAGTCTTCATCCAGGCCAGTCTTCTAAATATCTAGCCATCCAttcgtccatccgtccatcc of Phyllopteryx taeniolatus isolate TA_2022b chromosome 18, UOR_Ptae_1.2, whole genome shotgun sequence contains these proteins:
- the trim54 gene encoding tripartite motif-containing protein 54 isoform X2, giving the protein MSVFCTVVSFIYLFFCVCVFHLLFCRWRLFHFPLFSVHLSCQTTNSPKLLIKRLMNFGLQPAGRGSTGDGGWNMENLQKQLLCPVCLEMFSKPVVILPCQHNLCRKCANDVFQSSNPSWQSRSSSGVGSRFRCPSCRHEVVLDRHGVYGLQRNLLVENIIDVYRRNQASRPSSVKPESLTCEEHEDEKINIYCLSCQTPTCSMCKVFGRHKECDVAPLSSVYIRLKTELSDSIAGLVANNDNIQAAITHMEGVCNAVQANACHRRDEIASQFETLTAILDERKQELVGVITREQDEELQRIRRLIGEHGQRLEDRRQLVETAVHAADHTHAAVFIQNVTVILEKMSACARDANVLRPHLSFDNMNHFVIDVDDVADMLNDIHFRRSEDDLEDDLEVD
- the trim54 gene encoding tripartite motif-containing protein 54 isoform X1, with amino-acid sequence MSVFCTVVSFIYLFFCVCVFHLLFCRWRLFHFPLFSVHLSCQTTNSPKLLIKRLMNFGLQPAGRGSTGDGGWNMENLQKQLLCPVCLEMFSKPVVILPCQHNLCRKCANDVFQSSNPSWQSRSSSGVGSRFRCPSCRHEVVLDRHGVYGLQRNLLVENIIDVYRRNQASRPSSVKPESLTCEEHEDEKINIYCLSCQTPTCSMCKVFGRHKECDVAPLSSVYIRLKTELSDSIAGLVANNDNIQAAITHMEGVCNAVQANACHRRDEIASQFETLTAILDERKQELVGVITREQDEELQRIRRLIGEHGQRLEDRRQLVETAVHAADHTHAAVFIQNVTVILEKMSACARDANVLRPHLSFDNMNHFVIDVDDVADMLNDIHFRRSLCTLDITPCDTSGALRYE
- the trim54 gene encoding tripartite motif-containing protein 54 isoform X3 — encoded protein: MFFKMAATSSRNPPYTHSSSPLHQATLTFVPRLDLDLHWNVLLRLMNFGLQPAGRGSTGDGGWNMENLQKQLLCPVCLEMFSKPVVILPCQHNLCRKCANDVFQSSNPSWQSRSSSGVGSRFRCPSCRHEVVLDRHGVYGLQRNLLVENIIDVYRRNQASRPSSVKPESLTCEEHEDEKINIYCLSCQTPTCSMCKVFGRHKECDVAPLSSVYIRLKTELSDSIAGLVANNDNIQAAITHMEGVCNAVQANACHRRDEIASQFETLTAILDERKQELVGVITREQDEELQRIRRLIGEHGQRLEDRRQLVETAVHAADHTHAAVFIQNVTVILEKMSACARDANVLRPHLSFDNMNHFVIDVDDVADMLNDIHFRRSLCTLDITPCDTSGALRYE
- the trim54 gene encoding tripartite motif-containing protein 54 isoform X4 — encoded protein: MNFGLQPAGRGSTGDGGWNMENLQKQLLCPVCLEMFSKPVVILPCQHNLCRKCANDVFQSSNPSWQSRSSSGVGSRFRCPSCRHEVVLDRHGVYGLQRNLLVENIIDVYRRNQASRPSSVKPESLTCEEHEDEKINIYCLSCQTPTCSMCKVFGRHKECDVAPLSSVYIRLKTELSDSIAGLVANNDNIQAAITHMEGVCNAVQANACHRRDEIASQFETLTAILDERKQELVGVITREQDEELQRIRRLIGEHGQRLEDRRQLVETAVHAADHTHAAVFIQNVTVILEKMSACARDANVLRPHLSFDNMNHFVIDVDDVADMLNDIHFRRSLCTLDITPCDTSGALRYE